TACGGCGCGAGTTCCCGCAGACGAGCCAGGAGGACGGGGCCGCGGGAGTGTCGCCCCGGCCGGTCCAGTGCGTCGGTGCGGGCGCAGAGTTCCGCGTACCCGGCGAGCAGGCCTATGTCGTCCGGGAAGGCGTCCAGACCCTCACGGAAGACCCGCTCGGCGTCGTCGTCATGGTCGTCGTCGTCCTCGGCCATATGGGCGCGGGCGAGCGCGAGGAGGAGCCCGGCGTCGGGCCCGGCGGTGTCAAGCGCGGTCCGCGCGGTGGCCCGCGCCTCGGCCGGCCGGCCCGCGGCGACGAGCGCGTCGGCCCGCCCCCGCACGTCGTCACGCACGTTGTCGTTGTTGCCGTTGTTGTCGTTGTTGTCGTTGTTGTCGTTCAAGAGTCCCCACCCCTGGTGCAGCAGGCCGGACGAACGCGGCCGCGACCGTCACTATCGCCCGTACCGGAACCCTGGTCAACCAGAAATATTCCCCTCTGACCTCCCCTTTTGCCGCACAACAGGATGCAATCGGACGCACTTCGAGCACCCGTGCCGCTTGAGCTCCGTCACCGCGGACGGCGTGCAGGACCGCAGGTGGAGTTCGACGATGGGTGGCCAGTCGAGACGGGCAGGCAGAGGGAGCAGGGGGCGGCAGGTGGGGGAGGGTGGAGGCGGCCGGTCCCGTCGCTTCACCGAGCAGCGCACCGCGATCCAGTTCCCGGCCGCGGTGCTCTCCCGAACCCGACCGACCGCGGGAGCGCCGGAGTCCTTCTGCACCCGAGTGCTGGGCCGACCGGCCCATTTCCCCAGCGTGAACACCGAGTCGCCGAGCAACGCCATGTCCCCGCGCCTTGCCTGTTCCAACAGGCAGGCTAGTGATCACTCTCCCGTGGAGTGGGGAGCGGTGGGCGCCTGTTCAGCGCATCACACCCAGCCGTGCCTCTCTCCGCCCCGGTCCCCCGTCCTCCCCTGGGACCGGTCACATCCAGGCCCGCCGGGTCACTCGTCCCGGTGGCCGCGGGCCGCGCCGCCCACCGGCCCCTTCCTGTCTCCGGCAGCGTGGCGGTCATGAACCCTCGCCGTACCGTGCTCCTCGCCCTGGCCGTGTTCGTCGCAAGCGGCTGCGTGGCCGTCCCTCCAGCCCCGGCGCCTCGTCCACCGGTGGACCGGCCGGGCCACTTCGCCCCTGCTGCCGAGCGTCCCCCAGCCCCGCTGCCCACCTGGACGGATCCCACCCCGGCCGCACCGCGCGAGGAACTCGGCGCCGCCGAACCCCACCCGGCCTCTCTCCCGCCAGCCGCGGCGCCCACTCCCCCGACGCCCGCTCCACCGGCGGTTCCGGCCGCGCGGCCCGCGGCGGCGGATCGTACGGCGGAGGAACCACCCCTCCGCCCGGCCCGGCGCGCAGGTGCCCCGCAGCGCCCAAGCAGCACGCCGAAGAAGCCGCAGAAGCCCGCCGCGCGCAAGGGCGGCGGGAGCGCGAAGCCCCGGGCCGTACCGAAGAAGGAGCGGATCCCCGCGCCGGTCCGCCGACAGGGGCCGCCGTCCGGGCAGGTGCCTGAGATGCGGACCCTCTGCGCCGAGGCTCGACGGATCGGTGCGCCGATGGGCGCCGCAGAACTCTGCCGCGGCATGTACGACCGTTGACCTGCACGTGCGAGACCTGCCCGTCGATGTCTACGGAGCTCGGGCGGCTGGCCGGTGGCCACGGGGATCGGCGTCTCCGCGCTGTCGCCGTGGTCGGCCATCAGGTCCAGTAGCAACTGGCAGCCGTCCAGGTCGTCGTCGGTCCGGCACTTCGCCAGCAGCTTGCCGGTGGTGCCGGTGATCGCGACGTCGTGGTGGCCTTCCGCCCAGTCGATCGCGCAGAACACGTCCATGGATCCCGCCCCCTTCTCCGGTGGCGCTCTCGAACGCGAGCAAGCGGGGCGCACTGGGCCGTGTCCGGTGAATGGTCTTTGGGTGCAGCCCCTTTGACGGCGAGGTTGGGGGCCGCTCGTGAAATCACCCGCCTGCTCGTAGATGTCCCATCGGTGAGCGAGCGGTCCGACCGGCAGGCAGACCGGAGGCGACATAAGGAGGATGCATAGAATCCGATGAGCCGATCTACCAGGTCCGGACGCTGGATCAACGGCACACGGTGATCTGCCTGGGCCGCGCAGCTCAGTTGCGAGGCGCGTTGATCCTCGCCGACGAGCAGTTGTTTCCCGAAGTGTGCCCATTGCGGTGGAAGTTCGCAGAGGTCGCTCCACCGTCGCGCTTCTGACCTGTGCGGACCTGTGCCGGGTGCGGCCCGGACGCGGCGCTCGCATGTGCATCGGGGACGCCGGCTTCACTCGCGACAACCGCAGTCTTGGTCATTCGACTGACCAGAGTCGGACGGCAGCGGCAGCAGCTGTGACCGTGCCCTCCTTCTTCTCCCTCGGCCATGACGTGTTCGAAAGCACTCCCGTCGTGGGCTGGACCGGGAGTGATGAGCGAGCCGAGTGGACGGCGGCTGCCTTCGTCGGCCAGATGAATCTTGCTCGTCAGCCCGCCGCGGGACCGGACGAGCCCTTCTTCAGTGCGGTGCCGGGCAGGGACCGCCCGTTCGTTGAAACCGTTGGTCGGAACGGTCTTCCGCGCCCCTGCGGTGTGCTGGTGGGCCCGGCGGGTGGTGGAGTCGACGCTCACCTCGCTCCAGTCCAGACGGCCCTCCTCATCGGCGCGGGTCGGGACAGCTTTCAGAATCCGGGATCCGGTCCCGGGTCCCGTCCGGAGACCAGCGCCGATGAGTTTCGTAGACCGTCCTGCAGTTCCCGTGGCGCGCGGACAGGTCGCGCCCCGGTACGCCGGTGCCCTCGCGGAAGTAGGTGCCGTTGAGCACACGCCGGTGGTCGCTCCGCTGCCCGCACCGCCCGCCATTCGCGGGTAGGTGCGGCAGCAGTCGAGCCCCTTTCTCGTCGGTCAGATCGCCACGTCCCACGCCCGTCAAACGATCAAGAAAGCCCCCACGGCGCTCGAGATGGTGGCCCGCGGGCTGGGAGAGGTGACCCGGCAGTGGATCAGTGTCGGGTTGCTGATCGGACAACCATGTGGCCTACGGGTTCGAGGAGTTGCTCGGCCGGATCGGCGCGCAGGAGCTGTACTGGCGTCCCTCTCAGCGGAAGTCCGCCGCGTGGTCCACCGCCCACTCCCGGAAGGATCGGGCCGGGGAGCCCGTGATGCGCTCCACCGCATCGTTGACCGGCTCAGGGTTCTCGAGCATCTTCGCCTGGGCCGGCAACACGGCCTCCACCAGTTCCGCCGGGTAGCCTGCGGCCTTCATCTGCTCGACGGCCTCGTCCAGCGAGACCTCCTCGAACCGCACCGGCCGCCCGATCGCCTCGCCGATCAGCGCCACCTGCCGTTCCTGGGTGATGAGTTCGAGACCGGTGAGCAGGGGGCGGGCGCCGAGCAGGGTGTCGGTCGTCAGCGCCTGGACGGCGACCGCGGCGATGTCCGCCTCGTGGATCAGCGGGCGGGCGAGCCTTGCCAGCGGTGCCCGTACCGCACCGGTACGCACCTCCTCCGCCCAGCCAAGCGTGTTGCTCGCGAACCCCGTGGGCCGCAGCGCCGTCCACTCCAGGCCCGATGCCTCGATCAGCCGCTCCAGCTCCGTGTGGAACATGGTGATCGCCTCGTCCGGCTCCTCCTTCTCGCTCCCGACCCCGGCGGATGACAGGTACACCACCCGTCGAGCGCGCTTCCCGATCACGTCGATCACGTCCGACGCGCCCTCGGCGCTCAGGAACGGCCACACCAGGAAGACCGTATCGACACCTTCCAGAGCCGTGCCCAGGGATGCGGAATCACCGAGATCGCCACGTACCGCCTGCACACCCTCCGGGAAGTCCGCCTCCCCCCTCACCAGCGCCCGCACGGGCACACCCGCCGCGTGCAGTTGGGCCACCACCGCACCGCCGACCTTTCCCGTCGCGCCGGTCACCAGGATCCTGGGCTGTGTCATCGCAATCTCCTCGTCTCGCCGTTCGATGACACGACTCTCATACATCAACCTAGGTTCAGGTCAAGCGCCGGCCGACCGGAACCTCCATCAGATGCCGCGCCCGCCCCCGAAACGACATCGGTCACCGGGTGTCACAGGCCGATTGGCGACCGGAAAGGCCACATCCAAGGCACCGTCAGAGTGAGCTTTCCCCACCTCAGGAGGAGGCGCGGGCTTGTGAAGGTGGCCATGGCCCGCTTGTCGATGTATCGGATCCGGCGTGTGTGCTGGGGCGGGGGCGTGCCGGCCGGCGGCCGTGCCCGTGCTGCGCCGACGGGGCCGTTTCTTCCTGGTGACACGCAGCAGGGACAGGCCGCTCGCCCGTTCGTTCAGGAAGCCCGGATCGCCTGGTCGATCTCCGCGCCGGTACGGGCCACGACGACGGGCCACTCGGCCCTGAGGGAGGCGGGCAGAAGCTCGCGGTCCTCGTCCCGTTGGATCATGGTCGGCCCGCCCGGGACGACGAGCACGGCATCCAGGCGTCGGAGCAGGACGGCAAGGAGGTCCATGATCCCCTCCCCTCCGAAACGGTTGAAGGTGATGCCGGTCGGGCTGTTGACGTACACACCCGCCTCCTCCCCCTCTGCCGTACTCACCAGCAGGAAGCCCGTCTGGGGGTCCCGCGCCACCACATAGGGGCCGAGGACCTCGTGCGCTGCTCTCATGTCCAGCGTCGCCGGCTCACCGTTCTCGAACCGCAACACGAAGATGTCAAAACTCATGGAGCCTTATCTCGCCTCAGGCTGAGGCCTGGTGAAGGACGACGACGGCTTTCACGATATCGGTGATCCGGTTGGTGCCGCAGCGGAGCTTTCGCAGATGGCGGCAACTCTCGAGAGTGGCCATGGTCTGTTCGCCGACGCTACGGATCTCGGCGATGGCCCTGTTGCGTCGCCGCCTCCCGTGTTTGCGGCGCGGGCCGATGTCTGCGCTCACCCAAGGTCAGCGGCTGACAGTGCCTCGCGGGTCATGGGCAGGGTGGGCATTCTTCCTCGCCAGAGGTAACGCTCTCCCGTGATCTCGAAGCCGTGGCGCAGGTAGAACCGGATCGCCCGTCCGTTGTAGTCGGCGACCCCCAGGCGGATGCGTGCCGGTCCCGCCCACGTGAAGAACTCGGCCATCAGACGGTCGCCGAGCCCGTGGCCCTGGGCATCGCTCAGCAGATACATCGGTCCGAGGGTGACCGACTCCTCCCAGTGACCGCAGAGATAGCCGACGATCTCCGTCTCGGACCGGACGACACGGCAGAAGTGCGGGGCAGGGTGCTGGTTCGCTACCTCGATGAACTCCCGCCACTCCGTGATGCCTTCCGCGGTGGCGGACGAACCACGGTGCTCACGGATCCAGGACTCATCGACACCCGCGGCTGCGTTGGGGTAGTTCTCCAGCCAGTTCCGCAGATGCAAGGGCCCCAACGTCGTAGCGTCGTCAGGGTGAGCGGCGGTGATCACATACGTCATGTCAGATGATACTCGTGCACTGGCCACGTCACTGTGCAGCTGCCCGGGAAGCTCGGCGATGGTCTTGTTCAGCAGCTTCTCGTCAGCTGACTCGACCAGATCGTTCGCCGGCTTCGGCGCGAGGGTGTAGCGGACGCGGCCCGGGTGATCCGGCACCCACCGCCACCGGGCCGGAGCGCAGTCTTCGGCTCGACCGGTCCGACATCTCGGTAACTCCGCCCCCGCTGAGACGGGACGACAGCCAGTCCGGCCCACCCCTGTATACGGCTGCGGGGTGGTACTTCTCCGCTTGAGGCCGGCGCGTAGGATCCATCGCCAGATGCCCGGCCTGAGAGGGAACCGACGTGACTGCCCGCCTCCTCCCCGCACTTCCCGGAGACCCTGCTCGTGTCGGCCCGTACCGGATAGTGGGCCGTCTGGGTATCGGAGGGATGGGTACCGTCCATGCCGCCGTGGACACCAGTGGCAATCGTCTGGCAGTGAAGGTCGTCCACCCCTCTCAGACCGGCGACGAGGAGTTCCGCGCCCGGTTCCGTCGTGAGGTGGCTCTGACGAGCAGGGTGAGTGGGCCGTGTCTCGTGCCGGTGGTGGCGGCGGACTGCGATGCCGAGAGTCCGTGGCTCGCCACGCCCTACATACCGGGCCTCACGATCCAGCAGCACATCGTGGCGCACGGGCCCCTCCAGGACGTGATGCTGCACGCCCTGGCCGCCGGCACCGCCGCCGCCTTGGCGTCGGTCCACGAGGCTGGTGTCATCCACCGTGACATCAAGCCGGGCAATGTGATCCTCTCCCCCAGCGGTCCGCGTCTGCTCGACTTCGGTATCGCGCACGCCTTCGACGGGACCTCGGTCACCCGCACCGGCATGCTGACCGGAACCCCGGGCTGGATCAGTCCCGAGCAGTACCGCACCGGCGGCGTCGGCCCGGAGTCCGACGTCTTCGCCTGGGGCGCGCTTGTCGCCTACGCCGCAACCGGCCGCCACCCGTTCGGGACCGGCGCCCCGGACACGGTCGCCTTCCGTGTGATGTCGCAAGATCCCGACCTCACCGGTCTGCCCGAGGACCTCGCCCGCATCGTGACGAGCGCGCTGTCCAAGGAACCCGGTGACCGGCCTACCGCGCAGTCCCTCAGCAAGGAATGCATAGGGCTACTCGGCCAGGAGAGCACCCAGGTCCTGCCACGTGCGGCACACACGCTGGTCGACGGTCTGGTCACAGGCCGCTGGAGCCTACCGCCCGCGCATGCGGACATCTGGCCGACGCCCCCGCCCAGCGGCCGGGTCCGCAGGTACGGCCTCATCGCCGCTACGGCGATCAGTGTCCTGAGCATCGCTGCCGCGGCCGTCTACACGTCCACGGTCCGAGAGCGGCAAGCGCCGTCGGCCGCCGCTGCGCCCGCCGGCACATCCGCTTCCCCGTCCTCGTCGCGTTCCTCTTCTGCCCCTGCTACTCCCGCTGCCAGTTCAGCGCCACCTGCGAGTACGGGACCTGCGGTCGTCGCGGTCGCCACCCCCACCGTCGCCACACCGACGGCCGAGCCGCAGCCGGCGTATACCCGCAGCGACTACGCCGAGCCCAGCCTCGGGGAGTGGGCGGCCGCGCGTGACGCCATGACAGCCTCCGAACGAGGCATCGCCGACGCCATCAACAAGGAGCTCAGGACCTTTCTCCGCGACGAATGGGGACTGTCCGAGGGTGTGCAGGTGACGTTCAACCCCGAGGCCCAGACCATGTTCCTCACCGCTGGTCCCTCACTGACAGCGGAGGAAAACGGCGGTGACTACACCGAGCTCCAGCGCAGCATGATGTTCACCGGCTGCTCCCGCGGCAACGACAAACTGCGCACCGACATCAGCTGGCCCTACGGACGCGTAGTCGTCATCTACCGCGAATCCATGGCAAATCCCGTAGTCGCCGGCTACCGCGAAGTCACCAACAGTATGAACTGCCGAGTCTGACAGCCTGCGTCCACGAGTCGAGGAGTCGCGCGCCTCGTGCGCGCTACCGAGCTGCTCCACCCCGCGTCGGTAAGTAAGGCACTACGCCACCCACCGTCGTCGATTCCTGTGGATCGGGTGTTCTAGGCTCTCGGGGTGACCAATGAGCTTCTTCGCCTCACGGTGCTGGGGTGCGCGACGCCATATCCGAGCGTGGACAACCCGTGCTCCGGCTATCTCGTGTCCAGCGAAGGCACCCACGTGTGGGTGGACGCCGGCACCGGGACGCTGGGGCCGCTGCAACGTCACGTTCCGCTGGATGAGTTGGACGCGATCTGGATCTCGCACCTGCACGCCGATCACAGCGCCGATCTGCTCACCGCCTATTACGGCGCTCTCTACGCGGACGTCCGCCTCACCGCGCCGATCCCGCTCTACGGCCCGCCCGGTATCGCCGACCGGCTTGCGGACTTCCTCACCAACACCCCGGTCCGCAGCCCGATCGAGTCCGCGTTCGCGGTCACCGAGCTGCACGACGGACACGAGGTGACCGTCGGCCCGCTCAAGCTGACCAGCCGGGCCGTGGCACATGGCATCCCGGCCTTCGCCCTGCGCGTCGAGGCCGCGGGCCGGACACTGGTCTACTCAGGGGACACGGCCCCCTGTGACGGCCTCACGAGTCTGGCCGACGGATGCGACGTACTGCTGTGTGAGGCCGAGAGCGCGCAGGTGCCCGTCGAGGGCGACCAGGTGCACCACACCCCCGAGGACGCGGGCGACACTGCCGGCGCGGCCCGGGCGGGCCGACTGATCGTCACCCATGTCGGCCGGTTCCTCACGCCGGAGGAAGCGGTGGCCCGTGCCTCAACCCGCTTCGGTGGCCCCGTCGCGTACGCAGCACCCGGTTCGACCTTCGAGATCGGCCGGGCCGCCGATGCCCGGGAGCGTTCGATGAGCTGACCGCTCGCCGCAGCCGTGTCGACGAGTTCCCGCGACAGACGCCCGGCACGGAGACCGGCCGGGACCGTCTCCCCCCGCGGGTCCGCCGCACGCCCCGGCGATGGGCGTGCGGCGGTGCCCGCGTTACTTCTCAGAGCTGGGTGATCGGGCGCATCGCCAGTCCCTCGGTGCCGGCCCAGCCGTTCACCCGCGCCGC
Above is a genomic segment from Streptomyces sp. NBC_00094 containing:
- a CDS encoding NAD(P)H-binding protein, translating into MTQPRILVTGATGKVGGAVVAQLHAAGVPVRALVRGEADFPEGVQAVRGDLGDSASLGTALEGVDTVFLVWPFLSAEGASDVIDVIGKRARRVVYLSSAGVGSEKEEPDEAITMFHTELERLIEASGLEWTALRPTGFASNTLGWAEEVRTGAVRAPLARLARPLIHEADIAAVAVQALTTDTLLGARPLLTGLELITQERQVALIGEAIGRPVRFEEVSLDEAVEQMKAAGYPAELVEAVLPAQAKMLENPEPVNDAVERITGSPARSFREWAVDHAADFR
- a CDS encoding N-acetyltransferase; amino-acid sequence: MPDHPGRVRYTLAPKPANDLVESADEKLLNKTIAELPGQLHSDVASARVSSDMTYVITAAHPDDATTLGPLHLRNWLENYPNAAAGVDESWIREHRGSSATAEGITEWREFIEVANQHPAPHFCRVVRSETEIVGYLCGHWEESVTLGPMYLLSDAQGHGLGDRLMAEFFTWAGPARIRLGVADYNGRAIRFYLRHGFEITGERYLWRGRMPTLPMTREALSAADLG
- a CDS encoding serine/threonine-protein kinase, which translates into the protein MTARLLPALPGDPARVGPYRIVGRLGIGGMGTVHAAVDTSGNRLAVKVVHPSQTGDEEFRARFRREVALTSRVSGPCLVPVVAADCDAESPWLATPYIPGLTIQQHIVAHGPLQDVMLHALAAGTAAALASVHEAGVIHRDIKPGNVILSPSGPRLLDFGIAHAFDGTSVTRTGMLTGTPGWISPEQYRTGGVGPESDVFAWGALVAYAATGRHPFGTGAPDTVAFRVMSQDPDLTGLPEDLARIVTSALSKEPGDRPTAQSLSKECIGLLGQESTQVLPRAAHTLVDGLVTGRWSLPPAHADIWPTPPPSGRVRRYGLIAATAISVLSIAAAAVYTSTVRERQAPSAAAAPAGTSASPSSSRSSSAPATPAASSAPPASTGPAVVAVATPTVATPTAEPQPAYTRSDYAEPSLGEWAAARDAMTASERGIADAINKELRTFLRDEWGLSEGVQVTFNPEAQTMFLTAGPSLTAEENGGDYTELQRSMMFTGCSRGNDKLRTDISWPYGRVVVIYRESMANPVVAGYREVTNSMNCRV
- a CDS encoding MBL fold metallo-hydrolase encodes the protein MTNELLRLTVLGCATPYPSVDNPCSGYLVSSEGTHVWVDAGTGTLGPLQRHVPLDELDAIWISHLHADHSADLLTAYYGALYADVRLTAPIPLYGPPGIADRLADFLTNTPVRSPIESAFAVTELHDGHEVTVGPLKLTSRAVAHGIPAFALRVEAAGRTLVYSGDTAPCDGLTSLADGCDVLLCEAESAQVPVEGDQVHHTPEDAGDTAGAARAGRLIVTHVGRFLTPEEAVARASTRFGGPVAYAAPGSTFEIGRAADARERSMS